Proteins co-encoded in one Ruegeria pomeroyi DSS-3 genomic window:
- a CDS encoding DUF1007 family protein, whose protein sequence is MRRIALALSLLFPAPLTAHPHVFIDTGFELIFAPDGALTQVRVTWAYDDFYSLVILEELGMDPDGDGSLTPEEQAQLAGFDAQWIDGYNGDLDLRLGDQPLALSGPLEPTATTEAGRIVSTHLRAVTGGGVGAGAPLSLRPYDESYYTAYEVARPVTMSGRDDCLLERFEPDIDGQLAEMQQMLLRIDADADLEEMDIPLIGAEFATEIRVTCPGS, encoded by the coding sequence ATGCGTCGGATTGCCCTTGCCCTCTCTTTGTTGTTCCCTGCGCCGCTGACGGCGCATCCGCATGTGTTCATCGACACCGGATTCGAGCTGATCTTTGCCCCTGATGGGGCGTTGACTCAAGTGCGGGTCACCTGGGCCTATGACGATTTCTATTCGTTGGTCATCCTCGAGGAACTGGGAATGGACCCCGATGGCGATGGCAGCCTGACACCCGAGGAACAGGCGCAATTGGCGGGGTTCGATGCGCAATGGATCGACGGCTATAACGGCGATCTCGACCTGCGGTTGGGCGATCAGCCACTGGCGCTGTCCGGCCCGCTGGAGCCCACCGCCACCACCGAGGCTGGACGGATCGTGTCGACCCATCTGCGCGCGGTTACTGGTGGCGGGGTGGGGGCGGGCGCGCCCCTGTCGCTGCGCCCTTATGACGAGAGCTATTACACCGCTTACGAGGTTGCGCGCCCGGTCACGATGAGCGGCCGCGACGATTGCCTGCTGGAGCGGTTCGAGCCCGATATCGACGGGCAGTTGGCGGAAATGCAGCAGATGCTGCTGCGCATCGACGCCGATGCCGATCTGGAGGAGATGGATATCCCCCTGATCGGCGCTGAATTTGCCACCGAGATCCGCGTCACATGTCCCGGCTCGTGA